One genomic segment of Paenibacillus xylanexedens includes these proteins:
- a CDS encoding GH36-type glycosyl hydrolase domain-containing protein: MIKATEDNQYVELTSPTSLPKASGFLWNEKMMIHVNCRGYAVAQFMQPEPAKYSYAPNLEAKTFMQPEQPYYAHHPGRFVYIKDEISGEIFSAPYEPVRKQADSYTFAVGKHDIHWKVVQDDICIEMSLRLPKEDVMELWRVKVTNLSSRKRKLSIYPYYTVGYMSWMNQSGTYVEDLQGIVCSAVTPYQKYQDYSKIKNYSDKTYLLADHKPTTWEVNHESFEGEGGLHNPSALQSETLAGGDARYETPVAVLQYRVELEAGAEQAYRFIFGPAHDETEIEGIRQHYFVKQNEEGQDGFTAAEQEYAEYIAEGQGNIQIETPDSWLDNVVNHWLPRQMYYHGKTNRLTTDPQTRNYLQDNMGMSYIQPQIARAAFLTALSQQHISGAMPDGIILHPDAELKYINQVPHTDHCIWLPVCMKTYLDETNDHSILEEQVAFTDSEKKVTVLEHMNLAMRWLIHERDARGLNYINQGDWCDPMNMVGYKGKGVSGWLTIATAYAFNVWADISEQAGHAEVAAEFRQEANQTNAVANEYLWDGDWYARGITDDNVVFGVSNDVEGRIYINPQSWALMSGAADQEKQEKLIRAVEEQLETPYGVEKLAPSFTAMREDVGRVTQKHPGSAENGAVYNHAAAFYIYALYLVGEKEKAYRLLRKMIPGPDAEDILQRGQLPVFIPNYYRGAYRQFPRTAGRSSHLFNTGTVPWVYRCLIDGLFGLQGHAQGLQVRPQLPEDWNEVSVTRLFRGAELNVNMKKDASVEQIEVHVDGQRIAGDIIKNIQAGVKYEVLVKLPL; this comes from the coding sequence ATGATTAAAGCAACGGAAGATAATCAATATGTTGAACTGACAAGCCCGACAAGTTTACCGAAGGCATCTGGATTCCTTTGGAATGAAAAGATGATGATTCATGTGAATTGCCGGGGGTACGCGGTGGCCCAATTCATGCAGCCCGAACCTGCCAAATATTCGTACGCGCCCAACCTGGAAGCGAAGACGTTTATGCAACCGGAGCAGCCTTACTATGCCCACCATCCGGGACGGTTTGTCTACATTAAAGATGAAATAAGTGGCGAAATCTTCTCCGCCCCGTATGAACCGGTTCGCAAGCAGGCGGATAGCTATACGTTCGCTGTTGGTAAACACGATATTCATTGGAAGGTGGTTCAGGACGACATTTGCATCGAGATGTCCCTGCGTCTGCCGAAGGAAGATGTCATGGAGCTATGGCGCGTGAAGGTAACCAATCTGTCTTCGAGAAAACGCAAGCTGAGTATCTACCCGTATTATACGGTCGGTTATATGTCCTGGATGAACCAATCCGGTACATATGTGGAAGATTTGCAGGGCATTGTCTGCTCGGCGGTTACGCCATATCAGAAATATCAGGATTATAGCAAAATCAAAAACTACAGCGACAAAACCTATCTGCTTGCAGATCACAAACCGACCACGTGGGAAGTGAATCATGAGAGCTTTGAAGGCGAAGGCGGACTTCATAATCCTTCTGCCCTTCAGTCAGAGACGCTGGCTGGTGGAGATGCACGGTACGAGACACCTGTGGCAGTATTGCAATATAGAGTCGAACTGGAAGCGGGAGCGGAGCAGGCGTATCGATTCATCTTTGGGCCGGCTCATGATGAGACAGAGATTGAGGGCATTCGTCAGCATTATTTTGTGAAGCAGAATGAGGAAGGACAGGATGGTTTCACCGCAGCCGAGCAGGAGTATGCTGAGTATATTGCGGAAGGGCAAGGGAACATCCAGATTGAGACACCGGACAGCTGGTTAGATAATGTCGTGAATCACTGGCTACCTCGCCAGATGTACTATCATGGCAAAACCAATCGTCTGACAACCGATCCGCAGACGCGGAATTATTTGCAGGACAACATGGGTATGAGTTATATTCAGCCGCAGATTGCACGAGCTGCGTTCTTGACAGCCTTGTCTCAGCAGCATATAAGCGGCGCGATGCCAGACGGCATTATTTTGCACCCGGATGCAGAATTGAAATATATTAACCAGGTTCCTCATACCGATCATTGTATCTGGCTTCCGGTCTGTATGAAGACCTATTTGGATGAAACGAATGACCATAGCATTTTGGAGGAACAGGTTGCTTTTACAGACAGTGAAAAGAAGGTTACCGTACTGGAGCATATGAATCTTGCAATGCGCTGGTTGATCCATGAGCGTGATGCGCGCGGGTTGAACTATATCAATCAGGGTGACTGGTGTGATCCGATGAACATGGTGGGATACAAAGGCAAAGGCGTATCCGGCTGGCTGACCATTGCGACGGCATATGCGTTCAATGTGTGGGCAGATATTAGTGAACAGGCAGGGCATGCCGAGGTCGCAGCGGAATTCCGTCAGGAAGCCAACCAGACCAATGCGGTAGCCAATGAGTATCTGTGGGATGGGGACTGGTATGCCCGCGGAATTACGGATGATAACGTAGTGTTTGGTGTAAGCAACGACGTGGAAGGGCGCATCTATATCAATCCTCAGAGCTGGGCACTTATGAGCGGTGCTGCGGATCAGGAGAAACAGGAGAAGTTAATTCGTGCCGTAGAGGAGCAATTGGAGACGCCATATGGTGTCGAGAAGCTCGCGCCGTCTTTCACAGCGATGCGGGAAGATGTAGGTCGAGTTACGCAGAAACATCCGGGAAGTGCGGAGAATGGTGCAGTGTACAATCACGCGGCGGCGTTCTATATATATGCGTTGTACCTGGTGGGCGAGAAGGAGAAGGCGTACCGTCTGTTGCGTAAAATGATTCCGGGCCCCGATGCCGAGGATATTCTTCAACGGGGTCAGCTACCCGTATTTATCCCGAATTATTATCGCGGAGCCTATCGTCAATTCCCACGTACAGCTGGGCGCTCCAGTCATTTGTTCAACACGGGCACGGTGCCTTGGGTGTATCGTTGTCTGATCGACGGATTGTTTGGACTGCAAGGTCATGCACAAGGACTTCAAGTGCGTCCGCAACTACCTGAAGACTGGAACGAGGTATCGGTCACACGTTTGTTCCGCGGAGCTGAGCTGAATGTAAACATGAAGAAGGATGCTTCTGTCGAGCAGATTGAGGTGCATGTTGACGGTCAACGGATTGCAGGCGACATCATCAAGAATATACAGGCTGGCGTGAAATATGAGGTGCTGGTGAAACTGCCTTTGTAG
- a CDS encoding GNAT family N-acetyltransferase, whose translation MTHTIDSEHKTIEELSLNHWQPLSTLLYDGWVLRFAKGYTKRANSVQPIHYSTLDVHEKIEECERIYASNQLNTIFKITPFIQPDHLDQLLQEKGYGVVDLTRIQTRSLEEIKEPVHQAVQIDEQLTAAWLDHFCRLNQVNDLQRETTELMLDNIRTKVGFISLLIDGQVVACGFGVIERGYIGLYDIITDANFRNRGLAEQMILHLLHWAKRQGATSSYLQVVANNAPALKLYAKLGYSEIYSYWYRVKE comes from the coding sequence ATGACGCATACCATAGACTCAGAACATAAAACCATTGAAGAACTATCGCTTAACCACTGGCAACCCTTGTCCACCTTATTATATGACGGCTGGGTACTGCGTTTTGCCAAAGGATATACCAAACGTGCCAACTCCGTTCAACCGATCCACTACTCCACTCTGGATGTGCATGAAAAGATTGAGGAATGTGAGCGCATCTATGCTTCCAATCAGTTAAATACCATATTCAAAATCACACCGTTTATTCAGCCGGATCATCTCGACCAGCTTTTGCAAGAAAAAGGGTATGGCGTTGTCGATCTGACCCGTATCCAGACTCGGAGTCTGGAAGAGATCAAAGAGCCTGTGCACCAAGCTGTACAGATCGACGAACAGTTGACCGCAGCGTGGCTGGATCATTTTTGCAGGCTAAATCAGGTGAATGATCTGCAACGGGAAACGACGGAATTAATGTTGGACAATATCCGGACAAAGGTAGGTTTCATCTCGCTGTTGATCGACGGGCAAGTCGTCGCTTGTGGATTTGGTGTCATCGAACGTGGCTATATCGGGTTGTATGATATCATTACAGACGCTAACTTTCGAAATCGGGGACTTGCTGAACAGATGATCTTGCATCTATTGCATTGGGCAAAAAGACAGGGCGCTACCTCCAGTTACCTGCAAGTGGTTGCGAATAATGCACCTGCGTTAAAGCTTTACGCCAAGCTGGGTTATTCAGAGATTTATAGCTATTGGTACAGAGTCAAAGAATAG
- a CDS encoding SDR family oxidoreductase, which yields MQDPTTQYPKATPEWKQQQDEPGLQREMTPVPDAGEKSYKGSGRLTGRKAVVTGADSGIGRAAAIAFAREGADVVLAYLPEEEADAQEVVKLIEEAGRKAITMPGDLKDEKYCEELIESAVKELGGIDILANVAGKQQFVEQIADLTTEQFDATFKTNVYSMFWLCKAAVKHMKPGSSIINTSSIQAYKPSPILLDYATTKASINTFSKALAQQVGSKGIRVNVVAPGPVWTPLQVVGGQPVEKLADFGSNTPLGRAGQPAEMAPAFVFLASQESSYVSGETLNANGGTVSP from the coding sequence ATGCAAGATCCAACGACCCAATATCCAAAGGCTACACCGGAGTGGAAACAGCAACAGGATGAGCCGGGGCTTCAGCGTGAGATGACCCCTGTTCCCGATGCGGGTGAGAAAAGTTATAAAGGCAGCGGACGTTTAACAGGACGCAAAGCAGTTGTGACCGGGGCCGACAGCGGAATTGGCCGGGCGGCAGCGATTGCGTTTGCCCGTGAAGGTGCAGATGTCGTTCTGGCTTATCTGCCGGAAGAGGAAGCAGATGCACAGGAAGTTGTGAAGCTGATTGAGGAAGCCGGTCGCAAAGCAATTACGATGCCAGGTGACCTGAAGGATGAGAAATACTGTGAAGAACTCATTGAATCTGCGGTAAAAGAGCTTGGCGGGATTGATATCCTTGCTAACGTGGCAGGTAAACAGCAGTTTGTAGAGCAGATTGCGGATCTGACTACCGAGCAATTCGATGCGACGTTCAAAACAAATGTCTATTCCATGTTCTGGCTCTGCAAAGCAGCTGTGAAACACATGAAGCCGGGCAGCTCCATTATCAACACATCATCGATTCAGGCGTACAAACCTTCGCCAATCCTGCTGGATTATGCAACAACGAAGGCATCCATTAACACGTTCAGCAAAGCGCTAGCCCAACAGGTGGGTAGCAAAGGGATACGTGTCAACGTTGTTGCACCAGGACCGGTATGGACACCGCTCCAGGTCGTGGGTGGACAACCAGTCGAGAAGCTTGCCGATTTTGGCTCCAACACACCGCTTGGTCGAGCAGGACAACCTGCCGAGATGGCTCCGGCATTTGTGTTCCTGGCAAGCCAGGAATCCAGTTATGTGAGCGGCGAGACATTGAATGCAAATGGCGGTACGGTTAGTCCGTAG
- a CDS encoding MerR family transcriptional regulator: MNANKEPYSIGEAAKLIGSTVKTIRYYDEIELLQPSSHTEGGHRLYTTQDLWQLELITTLRYLNFSIPDIRKLMSGELAVAQALDLQIEALETQIGMMNSMLSILQQAKQHEEETSLRSEQSLTYISSLVESLTANASRRKQFVAAKVDESHLLDSIPQDWRVSFLHFFAKYMMKDTKLTAQQTLAWKEIQELINDPAYWADLARLEVPFFIMANQPQVEADVWVKKMEAIRIRTTEALDKRWAIDSPAVQSMVWDFVLMYASVEHAETPEVFFRKQARYMLDSVTDRILRFNKLCKVMNPEWSQVVDGINLLQEGMRLRLKQMEED; the protein is encoded by the coding sequence TTGAATGCAAACAAAGAACCCTATTCCATCGGTGAAGCAGCCAAACTGATCGGCTCCACGGTGAAAACGATCCGTTATTACGATGAGATTGAACTGTTACAACCCTCCAGTCATACGGAAGGTGGGCATCGACTCTATACAACGCAAGACCTGTGGCAACTCGAACTCATTACAACACTACGTTATTTGAATTTCAGCATACCGGATATTCGAAAACTCATGTCGGGTGAACTGGCGGTAGCACAGGCGTTGGATCTGCAGATTGAAGCCTTGGAAACCCAGATCGGCATGATGAATTCCATGCTCTCCATTTTGCAACAAGCCAAGCAGCATGAAGAAGAAACTTCACTGCGTTCGGAACAGTCTCTCACGTATATCTCCAGTCTGGTAGAATCCCTGACGGCCAATGCGAGCAGACGAAAACAATTTGTTGCTGCCAAGGTGGATGAATCCCATCTGCTGGACAGCATTCCGCAGGATTGGAGAGTGTCGTTTCTGCACTTTTTCGCTAAATACATGATGAAAGATACCAAACTGACGGCTCAGCAAACACTGGCCTGGAAGGAAATTCAGGAACTGATCAATGATCCGGCCTATTGGGCCGATCTGGCTCGGCTGGAGGTTCCGTTCTTCATTATGGCGAATCAGCCACAAGTCGAAGCAGACGTCTGGGTGAAAAAAATGGAGGCTATTCGCATTCGCACTACCGAAGCTCTGGACAAGCGTTGGGCCATCGATAGCCCTGCTGTGCAAAGCATGGTGTGGGACTTTGTGTTGATGTATGCAAGTGTCGAGCATGCTGAAACACCCGAAGTATTTTTTCGCAAACAGGCCCGATATATGCTGGACTCTGTGACCGATCGCATTCTGCGTTTTAACAAGCTGTGCAAGGTGATGAATCCCGAATGGAGCCAGGTTGTAGATGGCATTAACCTGTTACAGGAGGGCATGCGGTTACGATTAAAACAAATGGAAGAAGACTAA
- a CDS encoding transglutaminase domain-containing protein, with amino-acid sequence MKRLFFVMFALTLLLVGCQSTEQESSPSENNPTEVVEGSTILSLKQKYGSESEQAIMPMYNVAQDEEFTFKFKADLRKSNLSASDIISVHTDIKALKASDVYALRESNGNNVSIKPLGWGVLSSDSMMNKDQSSWGGAPIYYIRLNYDPDAEKLTLLDQPIIIPFTVKSELPVPNLRYEIDKDRRFKLVWDKVEGATEYKIYKRSDLTNFDTNVPLTGAEDAFSNSLPLDIAVTTETSFNDFLRDGKGGLGTYNEMITTTQNHGIRGEYYVTAIGGGKESNFSRGVPTAPLASQLPTSLKEQLYREKLKNIDVLPQKATVEYNDGSLTRETIVYDTKSVEISEFNETNIPFHIKGTALKSYVRVENVTQADLDRLAQQTVADSSNGLVETKNDTPYVPAPDVPTIINNHDAPESATETEEAPASETPTTESTTDTGTSEDATDPLSTEASDDTSDNSSDMASEEASNETPAPAPETEEDNLVDEQKSNTQQNVEQGNQETVPQPATGDAMINADSALEEVLAKNMIAAQDKISLKAFPEAQNFTTLSDVVLKVMYQNPLILGVEGFEYNYGTLTLSIHYKESASGIQKKQDEIIAKANEVVASIIKDGMNEDEKRKAIYDYLNDNAKYDDAALENAEQNNFKNVDPQFNDSFTTYGILVKGVGVCASYASVYKLLSDLSGLESIVVTGASSGVPHAWNKVKIGNEWFHVDATNNLTNSGIPYFLYNANDETAASQKTIADQDYWLDSELVMFNGESDANDYYVQNGLEVASINEYKTKAESELKKGENRVILRFASPVDSDELMTAAGEALAAVDEALLNTAQLATLGSYAILDPKPEQK; translated from the coding sequence ATGAAACGTCTATTTTTCGTTATGTTTGCGCTCACCCTGTTACTGGTTGGATGCCAGAGTACTGAGCAGGAAAGCAGTCCGTCCGAGAATAATCCTACAGAAGTAGTAGAAGGTTCTACCATTTTAAGTTTGAAACAGAAATACGGCTCTGAATCGGAACAAGCGATCATGCCGATGTACAATGTAGCTCAGGATGAAGAATTTACGTTCAAGTTTAAAGCAGATTTACGTAAAAGTAACCTGTCAGCTAGTGACATTATTAGTGTACATACCGATATTAAAGCACTCAAAGCAAGCGATGTTTATGCCCTTCGTGAAAGCAATGGCAACAACGTTTCCATTAAGCCTCTTGGATGGGGCGTTTTAAGTTCAGATTCCATGATGAACAAGGATCAAAGTTCTTGGGGCGGTGCCCCCATTTATTACATTCGTCTGAATTATGATCCAGATGCTGAGAAGCTAACACTACTCGATCAGCCCATCATTATTCCGTTTACAGTGAAATCGGAGTTACCCGTACCTAACCTAAGATACGAAATTGACAAAGATAGACGGTTCAAGTTGGTCTGGGACAAGGTTGAAGGTGCCACAGAATATAAAATTTATAAACGTTCTGACCTAACCAACTTCGATACAAATGTACCTCTAACTGGCGCAGAGGACGCTTTCAGTAATAGTCTGCCTTTAGATATTGCGGTAACGACAGAGACGTCTTTCAATGATTTTTTGAGAGACGGAAAAGGCGGGCTAGGCACTTATAATGAAATGATAACTACCACTCAGAACCATGGTATACGAGGAGAATATTACGTCACTGCAATCGGTGGAGGCAAAGAATCCAATTTTAGCAGAGGTGTCCCTACAGCTCCGCTTGCTTCCCAGTTGCCAACATCTCTGAAAGAACAATTGTATAGGGAGAAATTAAAGAATATAGATGTACTTCCTCAGAAAGCAACAGTTGAGTACAATGACGGCTCTCTAACTCGTGAAACCATTGTCTATGATACCAAGAGCGTAGAGATTTCAGAGTTCAATGAAACGAATATTCCTTTTCATATTAAAGGAACAGCTCTGAAAAGTTACGTGCGCGTAGAGAATGTAACTCAAGCAGACCTGGACAGACTTGCTCAGCAAACCGTAGCCGATTCCAGCAACGGACTGGTGGAAACGAAGAATGACACACCTTACGTCCCTGCACCTGATGTGCCAACGATCATCAACAATCATGATGCACCTGAGTCTGCAACGGAAACAGAAGAAGCACCCGCTTCGGAAACTCCAACTACAGAGTCTACAACCGATACTGGAACGTCAGAAGATGCAACTGATCCTCTATCTACTGAGGCTTCCGATGATACTTCTGATAATTCTTCAGATATGGCTTCTGAAGAAGCTTCCAATGAAACACCTGCTCCCGCTCCTGAAACTGAAGAAGACAATCTGGTCGATGAGCAGAAGTCCAATACACAGCAAAATGTAGAACAAGGTAATCAGGAAACCGTGCCTCAGCCTGCTACAGGTGATGCAATGATCAATGCGGATTCCGCATTGGAAGAAGTTTTGGCCAAAAACATGATTGCGGCACAAGATAAAATTTCGTTAAAAGCTTTCCCCGAAGCTCAGAATTTCACGACACTCTCAGATGTTGTTTTGAAAGTGATGTACCAGAATCCATTGATTCTTGGTGTGGAAGGTTTCGAATACAACTATGGTACGCTTACTCTTTCCATTCATTACAAAGAATCGGCTAGTGGTATCCAGAAGAAGCAAGATGAGATTATTGCCAAAGCAAACGAAGTAGTGGCTTCCATTATCAAGGATGGCATGAACGAAGACGAGAAACGAAAAGCCATCTACGATTATCTGAACGATAACGCGAAGTATGACGATGCAGCGCTGGAAAATGCGGAGCAAAACAACTTCAAAAATGTCGATCCGCAGTTCAATGACTCGTTTACCACATACGGTATTCTGGTCAAAGGTGTCGGGGTATGTGCCAGCTATGCTTCCGTTTACAAATTGCTCTCCGATCTCTCGGGACTGGAAAGCATCGTTGTAACGGGCGCTTCCAGCGGCGTTCCACATGCATGGAACAAGGTCAAAATCGGGAACGAATGGTTCCATGTCGATGCCACCAACAACCTGACGAACTCCGGCATCCCGTATTTCCTGTACAATGCCAATGATGAGACTGCTGCCAGTCAGAAAACAATAGCGGATCAAGATTACTGGCTTGATTCCGAGCTCGTGATGTTTAATGGCGAGAGCGATGCCAATGATTATTATGTGCAAAATGGTCTCGAAGTCGCTTCCATTAATGAGTACAAAACCAAGGCTGAGAGTGAACTCAAAAAAGGAGAGAACCGGGTCATTCTCCGTTTCGCCTCACCTGTTGACTCTGATGAGCTGATGACAGCTGCCGGCGAAGCCCTCGCTGCAGTGGATGAAGCGCTTCTGAACACAGCACAATTAGCCACGCTAGGCAGTTATGCCATTCTGGACCCGAAACCAGAGCAGAAGTAA
- a CDS encoding amino acid permease, translating to MESKQLSRGLKPRHVELIALGGTIGVGLFMGSASTIKWAGPSVLLAYLLAGIVIFFVMRIMGEMLIQEPVTGSFATFAHKYISPLAGFLTAWSYWFLWVTVGMAEVTAIGIYVGYWFPDIPQWLPALAGVLIIAAANLAAVKFYGEFEFWFAMIKVTAIVAMIVIGTGLIFFGWGNGGQPIGLSNLFSHGGFFPGGIKGFLFALCIVTAAYQGVEMVGITAGEAENPKYTLRKAIKNIVWRILIFYVGAIFVIVTLYPWNEVGETGSPFVLTFAKVGIVAAAGIINFVVLTAAMSGCNSGIYSAGRMLYTLAENGQAPAFFKKLSKGGVPRNSIVITISLLLIGVVLNYLMPDSKLFLYIYSASVLPGMVPWFALAFSQFRFRKRWGNEMADHNFKSKWFPISNYIIIVYLILVIIGMAFNPDTRLPLVVGATFMAIVVAGYFAFGIGKRQRIDGGEDR from the coding sequence TTGGAATCAAAGCAACTATCTAGAGGGCTAAAGCCCCGCCATGTAGAGCTGATTGCACTCGGAGGTACAATCGGCGTTGGTTTGTTCATGGGATCGGCAAGTACGATCAAATGGGCAGGTCCATCCGTGCTGCTGGCTTATTTATTGGCTGGTATCGTTATCTTTTTTGTCATGCGCATTATGGGGGAAATGTTGATTCAGGAGCCGGTCACGGGTTCGTTTGCAACATTTGCTCACAAATATATTAGTCCGCTTGCCGGATTTCTGACCGCCTGGAGCTACTGGTTCCTATGGGTTACGGTTGGTATGGCGGAAGTTACGGCGATTGGTATCTATGTCGGGTATTGGTTCCCGGATATTCCGCAGTGGCTGCCTGCACTTGCTGGGGTGCTCATCATTGCGGCGGCAAATCTGGCGGCTGTGAAGTTCTATGGAGAATTTGAATTCTGGTTTGCGATGATCAAAGTGACGGCTATTGTAGCCATGATCGTGATCGGAACGGGTCTCATTTTCTTCGGCTGGGGGAATGGGGGACAGCCAATCGGGCTGTCGAATCTGTTTAGTCATGGCGGATTCTTCCCTGGAGGCATCAAAGGTTTCCTCTTCGCGCTATGTATCGTAACGGCTGCATATCAGGGGGTTGAAATGGTTGGTATTACAGCAGGCGAAGCGGAGAATCCGAAATACACCTTGCGTAAAGCGATCAAAAATATCGTATGGCGTATTCTTATTTTCTACGTCGGAGCTATATTTGTTATCGTAACATTGTACCCTTGGAATGAAGTGGGCGAGACGGGCAGCCCGTTTGTGCTCACCTTTGCCAAAGTTGGTATTGTTGCTGCAGCGGGGATCATTAACTTCGTGGTGCTGACGGCGGCCATGTCGGGATGTAACAGCGGGATTTACAGTGCGGGACGGATGTTATACACGCTGGCTGAGAATGGGCAGGCACCTGCTTTTTTCAAAAAGCTGTCCAAAGGCGGGGTTCCCCGCAACAGTATCGTCATTACAATCTCCTTGCTGCTGATAGGGGTTGTGCTGAACTACCTGATGCCGGACTCCAAGCTGTTCCTGTACATCTACAGCGCAAGTGTTCTTCCGGGTATGGTTCCATGGTTCGCGCTGGCGTTCAGCCAGTTCCGATTCAGAAAGCGTTGGGGCAACGAGATGGCGGATCATAACTTCAAGTCCAAATGGTTCCCGATCAGCAATTACATTATTATTGTGTATCTGATCCTCGTCATTATCGGTATGGCGTTTAACCCGGATACGCGCTTACCTCTGGTTGTTGGAGCTACATTCATGGCAATCGTGGTGGCAGGATATTTCGCATTTGGCATTGGCAAAAGACAACGGATAGATGGCGGCGAAGATCGCTAG
- a CDS encoding alpha/beta hydrolase family protein, protein MRTIEWIYLIFNLPIFVGVIGIGRQSQHFRKMIWGGFVISGVLLIIHGVVEGLRWPMIPAYLLTLVPLVVLFTKARRQQQSGVTSLNSKGSGASASTSTVTRKFGRVRIIATSLLVLVYAIVSIGLPLLFPIFSFAKPAGPYGIGTVSYDWTDSSRDELLTSSAGDQRELMVQIWYPTNPDAEGATAPYVNKPEIYGTAFNDVLKLPKLLFSSLSQVKTHAIQEAQLSDAEAKYPVVLFSHGLHGYENQNTFQVEQLVSQGYIVVGINHTYSSLVSVFPDGRVAQFESEGKEGFEQLQFSYMDKLNETWVKDAQFVLDEVEKLGAGDPSGRFTGRMDLDNIGMFGHSFGGATTVQMLMDDPRVKAGMNMDGVLFGEKRIPAEGVGKPFLMMSADSTVAGTSVMSDEEIAAMGTTRPEAEKYYEEVYDRYEPVTAGGNFWMELTNTKHLSFSDLYLISPLLEWTQGVDARGAQQLVNDTTIDFFNHYLKGQPLHMDKEVGEHESYSLKKG, encoded by the coding sequence ATGAGGACAATAGAATGGATTTATCTTATTTTCAACCTGCCTATATTCGTGGGGGTAATCGGGATCGGGAGACAGAGTCAACATTTTCGGAAAATGATATGGGGTGGATTCGTCATATCGGGTGTGCTGCTGATCATCCATGGTGTGGTCGAAGGACTTCGTTGGCCGATGATTCCGGCGTATCTGCTCACGTTGGTTCCACTGGTTGTGTTATTTACAAAGGCAAGACGCCAGCAACAGTCAGGTGTAACCTCGCTGAACAGCAAAGGTTCCGGGGCATCTGCTTCCACATCGACTGTGACGAGGAAATTCGGACGTGTTCGAATCATCGCAACGTCTCTTCTGGTGTTGGTATACGCTATTGTGAGCATTGGCTTGCCACTGCTGTTCCCGATATTTTCGTTTGCCAAGCCAGCAGGTCCTTATGGAATCGGAACGGTATCCTACGATTGGACAGATAGCAGTCGGGATGAACTTCTGACGAGTTCTGCCGGTGATCAACGGGAGCTGATGGTACAGATCTGGTATCCAACGAATCCAGACGCAGAGGGCGCAACAGCTCCTTATGTTAATAAGCCGGAGATCTACGGGACAGCCTTCAATGATGTGCTGAAACTGCCAAAGCTTTTATTTTCCAGTCTGAGTCAGGTCAAAACGCATGCGATTCAGGAAGCTCAGTTATCTGATGCCGAAGCCAAGTATCCAGTTGTTCTTTTCTCTCATGGTCTTCATGGCTATGAAAATCAGAATACGTTCCAAGTTGAGCAGCTGGTCAGTCAAGGTTACATTGTTGTAGGGATTAATCACACGTATAGCAGTCTGGTATCCGTATTCCCGGATGGACGTGTGGCGCAGTTTGAATCCGAAGGAAAAGAAGGCTTTGAACAGCTGCAATTCAGTTACATGGACAAGTTGAATGAGACATGGGTTAAGGATGCACAGTTTGTACTGGATGAGGTAGAGAAGTTGGGTGCGGGAGATCCGAGCGGACGCTTTACCGGACGTATGGATCTGGACAACATCGGCATGTTTGGGCATTCATTTGGCGGAGCAACGACAGTACAGATGTTAATGGATGATCCACGTGTGAAAGCAGGCATGAATATGGACGGTGTATTGTTTGGCGAGAAACGTATCCCTGCGGAAGGTGTGGGCAAGCCGTTCCTGATGATGAGTGCAGATTCAACCGTTGCAGGCACAAGTGTGATGAGTGACGAGGAAATTGCTGCGATGGGCACGACCCGTCCGGAAGCCGAGAAATATTACGAGGAAGTGTACGACCGCTATGAGCCGGTAACCGCAGGAGGGAACTTCTGGATGGAGCTGACCAACACCAAACATCTGAGTTTCTCCGACCTCTACCTGATCTCTCCACTGCTTGAATGGACACAGGGTGTAGATGCGAGGGGAGCGCAACAGTTGGTCAACGATACGACGATTGATTTCTTCAACCACTACTTGAAAGGGCAACCGCTCCATATGGACAAGGAAGTGGGAGAACATGAATCCTATTCGTTGAAAAAAGGCTAA